DNA from Lagenorhynchus albirostris chromosome 3, mLagAlb1.1, whole genome shotgun sequence:
CATGGTGGAGGGGCCCTGAGCCAGCCCTGCTTCCTTTCTGTGCCCCATCCCCTCCTGGGCTCCCGGGGTGCAGCTGCCATGAGAACACTGACTTGCAGGGGCATGCAGCTCCCCCCAGACTCCCCTTGACCCCAGGCGGGGAGAGGCAGGGATAAAGGCCTATAGGCTAGGTCTGCCCTACAGTTCTGTGGTTCCCCTGGAGAAGCAAGATGCGTGGGGAAAGTAACAGCAGTCATCAGTATGGGCAGCATGGGTGTCACAGGAGTACCCCGGAGCACACACTTGCACACAGCAGCCTACGGCAGCCTGGCCACAGCTTGGTGAGTGCACACCtgtcaccccattttacagaggtgaaaactgaggcccagtgaagCTGATGGCCCAAGACCacacaggttagggttagggttagggtgcctTCAGGAGCCCCGGGAGCGGTCCTGACAAGTGGGCAAAGACTGCTGCTGGCCACcaggaaattgtgtgtgtgtttgtgtgtgttcacACCCGTGCACGCAAGAAGTGACTTCTGGGCACCACAGTTGGCCCGTGTGGGGCAGGTCTTCCCTCCCACTCGGCGCTTGTCCCATGGCAGTCCTCATGTTCATTTGGCCTCAGGACCTGCTCGCCTCTCAGAGGTGCCCCTGGCGCGTGCAGACCCTTGGTCCCCGAGAGTCCTTTGCAGAGAGGCTAGAGTTCAGTGGGAAAGGGAGGCCACAGTTCCCTGAGCGAAGGGGCTTCCGTGAGCCTTGGCGTCTCGCTGAACCACAGCAGCCCCGTCCGGGTGTGGGCCCCGCGGCCCTGTGAGGGGGGCCTGGACAGTCTGCACAACTCCGCAGGGGTGGGGGACCCTCTTGGGGGCTGCGGAGCTGCCAGCGCAGCCTGACCGGGTGGGTGCAGCCAGGGTAGGCTTCCGGCAGGAGGAGCCCCCGGCCCTGGGTTTGCAGGAGTATGTGGGTTTGGAGCAGGAGCTCGTTTGGCTCCCCGTTTTGCCATTGGCTGCCACGTTCAGCATCCCTGGGAAGCCATCGTGGATGCCTGAGCCCTCGCCCTCCTCCCCTGAGGCTCacactctcttccctcctttcgTTCCCCAGCTGGTCAGTGAGAAGGTCGGAGGGGCTGAAGGGACCAAGCTGGACGATGACTTCAAAGAGATGGAGAAGGTAACAGGAGAGGGATGCCTGTCTAACGCTGGCAGTGTTACCAGCCCCCATAGGCCCCGGCCCTGGCACCTGGGGGGAGGCGAGGCTTACCGGAAGGGTCTAGGCGGGTCGCAGGCCTCCCCCCAGCCCAGAGCAGGTAGTGGCGGGGGCACAGCACAGCCAACAGCAAGGAGGCAGGGAGGCGAGGCGGCCCCCAGAAGCAGCGGGCAGTTCTTGCGTGGGCTCTGAGGTGGTTGGGGAACTGGGACCAGGGCAAGGGCTGTCCAGGTGCTCCTGGTTTGGCCTCAGGCGCCCTGATGGTTTCAAAACCCTACACGTGGACTCCCTTTACAGAAGGTGGATGTTACCAGCAAGGCCGTGACAGAAGTGTTGGCCAGAACCATCGAGTATCTGCAGCCCAACCCAGGTAGGGCACCAGCCAGCTGCAAGGGGTCTGCCCCCAGCTCCTCGGGTCTCTTGTCAGTCCAGAATCTTCTGGTTACCGGAGCATGAAGAAGCAGTGCGTGGGCCCACAGAACTGAAATGCCCAGGGCTAGGCAggttcaggcatggctggatccaggcaTCCAAAGGATGTCTTCAGGGTCATGCGTTTCCTTTCTGCTTTATCTGTCAGCTCTCGCTTTTCACGGCAACCCTAGCCTTAAATTATCCTTAGAGCTAATGGTCCCAGCAGAAAAGGGCATCTTTTCCCCCCAGTCAACTCTTTGGACCAATTTGAATCAGGTGCCAGGCCCCAGCCACAAGCCTGTCTTTGGAGCATGAGGTGGGGTCTCCGAGgctgagagggaggcagggacttTTCCTGGAGAAAAATCCAAATGTTGGTTCCTGTAGTGAAAGGCAGAGGATGCAGGacaggcagcaaaagcagctgtGTCCACCTGAGGCCTTCGCTGAGGACAGACTGGAGCTGGCAGAGGTGCAGGCACGCCCCTCACCTCCCGCCCCCGGTAGAGGTCTGCACTGGGGCACCTGTGCCTGTCCACACCTCTACCTGCCTACCCCGCTTCTCTGGGGGTCTCGAGGAGCTGGCCCCCTCTCCTGCCCACTGCCAGTACTCCTGCACGAGGACCAGAGCAGCGGGGGGACGTCTCTTCAGGAGGTTCTTCTCACGCTCTGGTTCCTCAGGCTGAGGGAGCACTTCAGAAATAAACAAGCACCCGGGCAGAGGGGGGCAGCTGGCAGTCTGGTGGCTCCTTGAGAGACCACACCCACCCGGCCCCGCCCTCTTCTAGCCTCGCGGGCCAAGCTGACGATGCTCAACACGGTGTCCAAGATCCGAGGGCAGGTGAAGAACCCTGGCTACCCGCAGTCGGAGGGCCTGCTGGGCGAGTGCATGATCCGCCATGGGAAGGAGCTGGGCGGCGAGTCCAACTTCGGTGAGGCCCTGGGGAGGCTGGAGGCGGGGGCGGGCCTGAGAGCTTGGGGCCAGAGTCTCTGCTGCCAGCAGGCTGGCACTTCCCCGTAGCTTGAGGATCTTCTCCAGGGTGGCTGGTCCCCTGGACGAGGGCTGCCTACAGCATCACGGCCATGCAAAAGCCACCCTCCCGGCCCACGGTGGACCTGGGTGCCTTCCAAGAGGTGGGAGGGCGGCTCGTGAACACCTGTCACCACCGGCCCCCGTGGCTCCTGGTCAGACTTAAGGGTCCCTTGTTTCGTTCTCTGTTCTGGTGTCCAGGTCCTTGGCCGTGGGGTGTGCCTCGGCCGCGCAGGCCAAGGCCTCCTGTGACGGCTTCCTCCGCCACCCCATCCTCTCCCCAGGCGACGCCCTGCTGGATGCCGGGGAGTCCATGAAGCGCCTGGCTGAGGTGAAGGACTCCCTGGACATAGAGGTGAAGCAGAACTTCATCGATCCCCTCCAGAACCTGTGCGACAAGGACCTGAAGGAGATCCAGGTATGCGGGGCCGCTCCAGGCCCACCCTCGCtcctaccccctccccccacacataCAGCCCAGGCCAGGTTTCCCAGCGGGAAGGGCTGCAGGGCATCAGGTGGCCCTCCCCGAGGTCCCAGGCACGCGGTGTGACCCTCGTCCCGGCCCCCAGCACCACCTGAAGAAGCTGGAGGGCCGCCGCCTGGACTTTGACTACAAGAAGAAGCGGCAGGGCAAGATCCCCGATGAGGAGCTgcgccaggccatggagaagtttGAGGAGTCCAAGGAGGTGGCCGAGACCAGCATGCACAACCTCCTGGAGACTGACGTACGTGTGTAGGCCCTGAGCCCCTCCCCGCGTGCACCCACCACACCGGCCTGCCGGGGACCACTCTGGGGGAGCCCCTGAGACAGGAGCCCAGCGGCGGTGCCCACTTCCCAGGGCCAGTGGGCAGCCTGTTCAGGGtgtgaagggaaggaagggggaacaGGAGGCCCACAGGAAGCCACTGGCCCACTGAAGCTTTGGGGTCTCCTCAGGCCCTTCACCCTCCTCCGGCTGCAGCTCAAGGGTCAGGCGGGGGCTGGGCCCACGTCTGGAAcaatctgggaaggcttcctgcaggaggcagccagagatGGGGGCCAGAAGGAGGGCAGCTCTTCAGCCCTGGCTGGTCCCTTGCAGATCGAGCAGGTGAGCCAGCTCTCCGCCCTGGTGGATGCCCAACTGGACTACCACCGGCAGGCCGTGCAGATCCTGGATGAGCTGGCTGACAAGCTCAAGCGAAGGTGGGCCTGGCCCCCTGGCCTTCCCCGTGGGAGCCCCGGCCCACCCTGCTGGCTGGGAGGTCCGGTGGCTGGGTGCTGCGGCTGCCGGGGCAGCCCTGGGGGACCCGTGGGACGCCCCTGCCCCTGGACAGCCCAGCCCCACTGTGACACGTTCCTTCCAGAGCAGCGGGGTTACTTCCTTTTCAGAAAGAATCCCCAGGCTGCATGAGTCGGGGCTGGGGTCCCAGGAGGGGGCAGGACCTCATCATGCTCATCCTGGTTCCCAGAGGAGAGGCTTGGGATGTCCTGTGGGGAGAGGGTttggccagccctgcccctggggagccccttcctctctttccctgtctCCAAGGGCCATCTTGCAGTCAGCAGCGTCCAGGGCCTAAGAAGGGAAGCCCCGGTGGGCGGTGGTTCCCTGGTGAGGGGTGGGTATCTGTTGGGCACCAGCTCCCCAGCCGCCACTGCCGAGGAGGCTTCTGGGTGCAGTAGGACCAGGCCTGTAGGCAGCCTTGGAGATATGCCTGGGGGCCCCCCTCTCGCCACCTCCCACGTGCATCCCGAGTCCCAAGGCAGCAGCATAAATAGCTGGGGTTGGAGGCGTTGTTCCCTGACCTCGACACGCGAGGGCTCAACAGGTGCCCTGCAGCCGCTCACAGGCGTCCTTCCACATGCAGGATGCGCGAAGCCTCTTCGCGCCCCAAGCGGGAGTATAAGCCCAAGCCCCGGGAGCCCTTGGACCTCGGAGAGCCTGAGCAGTCCAACGGGGGCTTCCCCTGTGCCACGGCCCCCAAGATCACAGGTAATGGAGGAGAGGGCACCACTCTACCCCAGGCCCCTTCGGGGGAGCCCCTAGCCCGCCACCCATCCAACCGCAGGGCCAGTTCTCTGCACGAGGAGCCCCAAGGATGGGCACCAGGCCCCACGCCAGCATTCTCAGCCCACCGCTGTTCTTTGTCTGCAAGCAGCTTCGTCATCTTTCCGATCTTCCGACAAGCCCACCCGGACCCCCAGCAGCAGGAGCATGCGTGAGTGTCCCCAAggggcccaggccctgccccgtGCCCCTGCCTCGGTTTATGACGCCGCCTGCTAATCTGTGCCCGAAGGGTCCTTCTCCACCCCTTCTCTGGTAGAAGTGGAGCTGGGCTTCCCTCTGTTCCAAGTGGTACCCTGAGAGCTGTGTGCTTCTAGTCACTATCACCCTGATGCCACTGGGTGTCCCCAGCTCCTCCCAGGAGCGTTTTGGTGACGACTCACAGAGCCCTTTTCCCTCCCCTTGTCACTTGGCTCCTTCTGATAGCAGTGGGGGCCACAGGGGAGAGAGCGGCTCTCCTTGGGGGAAAGCAAGGAGCAGTGAGTGGGCAGGacaaaggggtgggggggaggggaggggagaggaggcgaCATCCCCCTGCGCACCCACAGGGGCAGGTGACAGCCTggacctccccccgcccccagcgccCCTGGACCAGCCGAGCTGCAAGGCCCTGTACGACTTTGAGCCTGAGAACGACGGGGAGCTGGGCTTCCATGAGGGCGACATCATCACGCTGACCAATCAGATCGACGAGAACTGGTATGAGGGCATGCTCCACGGCCAGTCTGGCTTCTTCCCCCTCAGCTACGTGGAGGTGCTGGTGCCGCTGCCCCAGTGACCGCGTCTCCATGGTGTGTCGGCCCGCCGCCCCTCCATCCAGATCTCTGCATTCCACGGGCCCCCGCAGCTGGGCAGTGCTCACAGCCTGCGGGGCGGCCCACTCTGGGCCTGATCCAGCCCCAGGGCAGCGGGGCCCCTGTTTACACTAGTGCTCACCCCCGGTGGTGGGggctcccttccccactccacgTGGCCGTCTTGGGGGCTGGGCAGTGTTCCTCTTTCCTGCTGCTCACAACTCTGCCCCCCCAGCTCCGCCCGCCCCACCCCAGGAGGCTCACACTAAGGTGCTCTTAGAAACACtaactcctcccacccctccagggacTGGTAACTCAAGGTGggccccccttctctctctcctctcttctctcactcacacacacacacacacacacacacacacacacgcacgcacgcacacgcatcctctcccacctccatccAGCCCCGCCCGGAGACCTGCCCTTAACAGGATAGGACTGAACATCGGTGTGATGGGGTGGTCTGGGCGAGACCCCTGTTTGAGACTCGCCACCCTGCTTTTAAATTCCCCCCGGACACTACCAGCCCCCTCCAGAGCTCCCTAGGCCCCTGAGTGCCTACAGATGCCACCTTCCTGGAAGGGTTTCACCCCTTTCTTCTGGCTGGGGACTTGGGGAAAGACGAGCCTGGGCTTCTCAGGAGCCAGGGCCCCTAAAGACAGGCCATCTCCCCCCTGCAGGGCACTAAGCCCCAAACACCCGTGCCCACCACCGCATCCCAAGCCAAGCACATGGAGCATCTCTGGCACAAGCTGCCAGCGTGCAcgtgcgtgtacacacacacacacacacacacacacacgaccacGGGAGCCCAGCCTACACACATACATGCGACCGCGGGAGCCCAGCCTCCACTATGTGGAAGGTCAAGCACAAAGGCTTTGTTAAGTGAATGTTCCCAGACCCCTGGCTGCTGGGACCCTTGGGGGAGTCACGGGCACCACCCTGGTGAGCCAGCCACCATACCCTCTTTGGACAGTGGCCCAGGCCGTCTCCTCCAGACCAAGGTAGGCAGCTGCCCAGACCAGCAGGGCCCCAGCCCTGCACCCACTTCCCCTCTTGCCTAATCCAAAACTTGGCTAAACAGGGGACCCCGGGCCTGGTTCACATTCCCCTCCTCTGGTGACCCGGTAAAGCCCCCAAGGACACCAGGCCCTCCCTGCTCCTCCAAGAGGCCCCTGGTCACCAGTACCTGGAGGAGAGACAGCCATCCCAGCCTAGGGCAGATCAAAATgtaatcctgattttttttaaaaaagtattaaatgtCTCTTTCTACAGTCTCTTGTCTGGTTGTGGTGCAGGGTGGGCCCTCCCGAAGGGGTCTCCAGCCAGGGTGGGGCCCACATGAGCACCAGCCCACAGAGAGCCTGGGAGGGACGGCTGTCATCCGCCCAGTCGCCAGCACGGCCCCTCCCCATAGCCACGGCTGCATGGACAGCAACCCCTCCTGAATCCGTGAGACACATGCCTAGGCTGTTTCTCCTTTATTATCTGAGCCCCTGCCTTCACACACCTCAGTCACACAGGAACGAAGCAGCACAAAGGCCCTGGGCCCACTCCCCTCACGCAGAGCCTCGGGGAGCCGCATCTGACCAAAGGCTTCCCTGGTCCTTGGAGGCTGGTGCTCTCAGCTCCCCTGCCTGAGGACGCTGTAAACCTGCTCCAGCACGTGGCACAGGCCCTGGTCCTTGGGTGTCCTGCTGGCCAGGGAGATCTGAAATAAGGAGGCCTGATGCCTCAGGGCTGCAGCCTGCCAGGGGGCTCTCCTAACCCAAGCACGCAGCCGTGTCCCTGAAGCCACACCTCGAGGCCTGGGGACGTCGTCCTTTGGGGGTGAGGTTCCTCCACACTTCCCAAATCCTGCTCTTACACGCGCCCCCCTCGTGTGCCGAGGCCACCCCACCCACCTAGCACCAGTCTGGGAGGTAACCAGTGGCAGCTTTAAGCTCTGGTCACTGTTAAGTgtgaacaaaacaagcaaacgTGTGAAGCTATTTCTCTGCAAAGCGGAGTGGGTAGTGTCTTCTGAGAACGACTCTAAGGCAGGAAATATGCGGAGCCCCTGCCGACACGTCCCGTTTACCAGCGGTAGGACCAGCGGGCTAGACAAACCCACTCCCAGCACCAGCCGCTCTGCTTGGTTCAGCTTTGCTGCTGCTTAAGATTCAGAACCCCTCCTGCACCTCCATGGGCGCCCCGGGAGAAGCAGGGCCCAGAGCAGCGTCTCCAGCTGGGACGTCCCAGGGGTGATGAGGTCTACGGGGCTTTTGCATTTTCATCTGCATGTCGATGGTGATGTCCACCAGTGTCACCACCTCCATGTGATAAAACACGACTTTTCTTTGGTAGCATTCATTTCTGACTGAAGTATTTTTGTATAGGCCCAGGTAAGAACTCACTTCTCTTCAAGCTGCCCACGAATATATTCAGTTGGGGGGGGGTCCCCGGGGCTCCCAGAGATCTTTATAAAAGGAGGGGTTTGCACAGGACTCAGCATGAGTCTTACCTTGAGCTTGTCGAGGTAGGTGTGCTCCTGGTTCCAAGGCTCCTGGAACCTGACGAGGTCAGGGGCGCCCTTGTAGAACTCCACCAGCAGCATCTAAGGAACGGTGGGGCAGGTGAGCCCCTGCGACCGCACTTCCCGGGCCAGGCACTCAGGATACATTAGCGAGTGGGACAGACACTGCTGCCACCCCTCGGGGGGCCTCTAGTCTAATGCAGTGTGGCATGTAGACGTTACCCAGGTCCTGAAGAAATTAGGGGCTTGGCAGGAGGGCCCCCTGGAGGGGGAGACAACTTCTGCAGAAGCAGCAGGCACACTGAATGTGATTCTTTATACCTGCCCCGGTCCTGACATGGCTCCACGGTTTAGCCTTAGCCAGAGCAGTAACATCAGTGAAGTCACAGGTGTGACGAACTAGCTCCGTTTGTTTACGTGCCTGCTCGCTATTCGTCCGAGTAACACCTGAGGTTCTCACgtgtccccacttggagaatcccTGGCAGCTGCGGAGGCCCAAGGTGGGAGCGTCCCTAGCATGTTCCAGAACAGCCAGGAGGGCGAGGGGGGAGAGGTAGGAGGGGCTGAGGCAAGGATCTGGGACTTGATCCTAAGAGCCCGTTATTTTCAGGAGCGGAAGAGGAGCCTGACTGGGCCCTGATGTGGCCCGTTCAGCCAGCGCTTCCCATCAGTGTCATGTCCATCCAGCTGGGCGCCCTCATCTCCCACCTGCTCCTCCCAgggcacccaccccacccccacccacctcaCGCGGCAGTGAACTCACCATCTCATGAAGGACGTCATTAGTCAGGAAGCCATCCTGGACGTAGGCCATTTCCACGTCCATGGGGATGCCATAGTCACTGGGCCTTTGCTGGCAGAGACACATGGCAGTCACCACTAGCTACCCCCAACCCGGCCCCCCTCCAAGATGGCAGAGCACAGCAGGAAGTGCCCAGGGCTGGGAGTCAGAGAATTGATACTGCAGGCCTGGCTCCGCACTCAGATCAGATCCAGAGCCGCGCGAGACCTTAAAGGAACCCAGCAATGCGACCAGGGAGGCAGGGTGGCAcccaccccaccacacacacaggaGTGGCCATGGCTCCGgaattcctttttaaagctgatttCTGACCCCGAGATGGACTTGGGGAATGAAACCAGACAGGGCTCAGGAAGGAGGCTACCTTGCTGCAAAAGCAGCATGCTACAGGTAGAGCACCCACCTTTTCAACAGTCCTCACACCCACAGCCTCAGAGCAATGATTatgttcccatttcacagatgagagcaGACCCCAGCTCCCCAGATGAGCCCGGAACCAGAGTACTGGCTTCCTGCGGCTAACAAGGCCTCCTGACCCCTCCCACACCCACACAGGGCCCCGCCCACGCCTCCCAGCCCTAGGCCTCCCCCCAGCAGCCCCGCCTACCTCAGGGGGCGGCATCACCCAGAAGGGCGAGATCTTGGACTCTGGGCCCGGGTTACCAGAGTAgtaaggggctgggggaggagagagagagaaggggctggGCATGGAGGCGCGGTGGCCCTCTGGGGCCCCACGCCCGCCCCTTCCCGGGACTCACAGCAGAGCAGGGCGAGGCAGGGCTGGAAGCCATTGCTGGAGCCCTGCAGCCGCAGCTGGTAGTCCATCTGTGCGTCGATGTCCTGCAGCGACGGCAGGGCCGGGCTGTACGGGTGGCTATGGTACCAGCCTACCAGGGACAGGCCCCGCAGGAGCAGGCTCTGGTAAATCTGGGGGCAGAGACGCACGGGGCCGGGGGCTGTAGCAGCCCTAGTACGCTCACGTGCCTGGCACCCATCCAGCCCCACGCGGCCAGCATTTAATGAGCGCCTGCTGTGTACCAGGCCTGAGGGCACAGCAGTGACGCAGACACACCCTGCTCCACCCTCAGCGAGTccagtgggggggtgggggacagtcaACAAATAACGTTAAAAAGTTGCTGCTacattccctggcggtccagtggttaggactccacgctttcactgcccgGGGCCtggtgttcaatccctggtcggggaactaagatcccgccagCCAAGTGGTGCGAcctcccccaaaaaaacaaagatgctCCTCACATAAATCTAAGATAAAAGGTtattttgctcactgctgtatcctcagctcAAGGAACAATTCCCGGCACATAGTAGGCGCTCAATCAATAGTTAAATCAAGAGATAGggtaaagagaaaggaagaagtgggCGGAGAAACATGTGCGCGCCCAATCCACACGCATTCTGTGCCCTGTGACAAGGTGAGTGTGGAGCGCAGGCGCGTACTAAGCACCCTATGAAAACATTAAGGACGGCAGCTAATACTTATCGGGCCTTTACCAGGTGCCAGACAGGCTCAGAGGGGAAGGGGCCGGCGGCGGCGTCTGTACAGAAGGAAGTATGAGGGTGGGGGTCACAGGTGAGGGGACCGGAGGTCACACACACCCATTTGCACCCTTGCTGAGTGGCGACACGGTGCTAGGCGCCAAGACGCGGTAGCCAGGACAGCTGTGTCCACGCCAGCCCTCCCCAGAACGCCGAGTCACCGTGCGCCCCCTCACCTCCTCTTCCATGGCGGCCGCGGTATCCGCGTCCCCCAGCCGGCTCCGACAGGGGAAGGCTCTCAGCACCGTGAGCACTGCGCGGAGGCGGGAGAAGGCGTGGACATCGACCCCAGCCCCAAACACCCCCCTGCCCACAGGCCCCAAATACCCACTCTGACTGTTGATGTCCCAGCGGCCGCCCAGGTACCCCACGACCTGGCTGCGGGTCAGGTGGCTGTGGAagtcctggggaggggagggacaatGGAAGACCCGCTCAGACTGCGCACCGCCGCCCCAAGGCCGTCCTGAGGGCCAGGGCCCTTGCGTTGTGACGGGGTCAGCCCACCCACCTCCTTCTTCATTCAGACAttgattgagtgcctactgttCACCGGTAGTGAACAGAGCAGACAAggtctctgctctcatggagccgACCTTCCAGGGATCctctggtggggggtggggtggggggacacccCCTGCCCAGGCCTGAGAGCCCCTGACCCCTAAGGGGCAAAGTAGGAGCTGGGCACACACCAGCAGGAACAGCACGTTGCTAGAGATGGCCACGTTGAACGGCTGGAACTTGTTGATAGCTGCGAAGGATGTTACTTCCACCAGGGTGTGCGGGTTCCTGAAGGAGCCAGGAGGGTTCCACAACCTCAGGAACCCCCAGGCCCTTTCCTCACCCCCACGCTGGCTCCCCAGCTGCCCACATCCAGCTCGGACCTGAGGCCTTGTCTCCACCCTACCCCTGCCTTTGTTCCCCATACACCGGCAAGAGCTCACACCGATGGGGGTGAGGGTCCCGGCAGGCATGGGGTATATCTGACCTGGCAGAGTCTCGACTACCCAGCATGCAGTAGCGCACAGGCACCCGGATCTTGTTTTCCACCCTTTTCCCTGGGGGCGTGGCCTCTGCGGGGTTGGggggtaagagaaaaaaaaaggcagcgtCAGTTCCTTCCCCAGCCAGAAACTGGAAAATGAAGACCAggcagccggagaaagaaaaaaacaaaaaacaaaaaaaaccactccAGGGGCAGCCTTAAAAATCAGGCAGGTGGACTGGGAAATCAGGCGGCAGGTTAACAAATCAGGCAGAAGAGATTTAAAAACTCAGATGAAGGGCTCAGGAAGTCAGGTGAGGACCAGGCAACGGGTCAAAGAAATCAGGCGGCAGGGCTAGAAATCAGGCAACAGGGCAAAGAAATCCTACGCGGGAGCAAGGAAATCAGGCGGCATGGTGAAGAAATCCGGCAGCAGATAAAGAAACTGGGCAGTGGGACCAAGAAATGTAGTATTAGAGCTTAAAGAAGTCAGGCAGTGAGAGTGAAATTAGGCAACGAGGGCTGGGAAGTCAGCCAGGCATCTTGGGGGCTCTAAGGAAAAGAAAGGCCAGACTtgcccccagcctcctcccccacctGAGTTCCGTCggcctcctgcccttcctcctcccctcctccccccacctctcaccAGGGTGGACAGGCTCCGAGGGGCCCTTCACCGGTGGTCTCCGACTCTTGTCCTCCGCTGAGGCTCCTGTCAgaacctcctcctcctcttcctc
Protein-coding regions in this window:
- the MPND gene encoding MPN domain-containing protein isoform X4, producing the protein MEGGLRPQFSEWSRRIEPPPLSPACASRRPDFPRSLLLTRPPAAANGWGASRSGQSRVTCREESTRGAQGVWLSGHGSLLLPAAPEPLSPAGGAGEEAPDEDEAEAEDSERPGASGGARSGGGGGGGGGGAGPGSCGGPGGALTRRAVTLRVLLKDALLEPGAGVLSIYYLSPASEGEEEELMMEEEEEEVLTGASAEDKSRRPPVKGPSEPVHPEATPPGKRVENKIRVPVRYCMLGSRDSARNPHTLVEVTSFAAINKFQPFNVAISSNVLFLLDFHSHLTRSQVVGYLGGRWDINSQMLTVLRAFPCRSRLGDADTAAAMEEEIYQSLLLRGLSLVGWYHSHPYSPALPSLQDIDAQMDYQLRLQGSSNGFQPCLALLCSPYYSGNPGPESKISPFWVMPPPEQRPSDYGIPMDVEMAYVQDGFLTNDVLHEMMLLVEFYKGAPDLVRFQEPWNQEHTYLDKLKISLASRTPKDQGLCHVLEQVYSVLRQGS
- the MPND gene encoding MPN domain-containing protein isoform X3; this translates as MEGGLRPQFSEWSRRIEPPPLSPACASRRPDFPRSLLLTRPPAAANGWGASRSGQSRVTCREESTRGAQGVWLSGHGSLLLPAAPEPLSPAGGAGEEAPDEDEAEAEDSERPGASGGARSGGGGGGGGGGAGPGSCGGPGGALTRRAVTLRVLLKDALLEPGAGVLSIYYLGKKFVGDLQPDGRIVWQETGQVFNSPSAWATHCKKLVNPAKKSGCGWASVKYKGQKLDKYKAAWLRRNQLHIPAAAADESPASEGEEEELMMEEEEEEVLTGASAEDKSRRPPVKGPSEPVHPEATPPGKRVENKIRVPVRYCMLGSRDSARNPHTLVEVTSFAAINKFQPFNVAISSNVLFLLDFHSHLTRSQVVGYLGGRWDINSQMLTVLRAFPCRSRLGDADTAAAMEEEIYQSLLLRGLSLVGWYHSHPYSPALPSLQDIDAQMDYQLRLQGSSNGFQPCLALLCSPYYSGNPGPESKISPFWVMPPPEQRPSDYGIPMDVEMAYVQDGFLTNDVLHEMMLLVEFYKGAPDLVRFQEPWNQEHTYLDKLKISLASRTPKDQGLCHVLEQVYSVLRQGS
- the MPND gene encoding MPN domain-containing protein isoform X2 encodes the protein MEGGLRPQFSEWSRRIEPPPLSPACASRRPDFPRSLLLTRPPAAANGWGASRSGQSRVTCREESTRGAQGVWLSGHGSLLLPAAPEPLSPAGGAGEEAPDEDEAEAEDSERPGASGGARSGGGGGGGGGGAGPGSCGGPGGALTRRAVTLRVLLKDALLEPGAGVLSIYYLLLGPASPLSLQGKKFVGDLQPDGRIVWQETGQVFNSPSAWATHCKKLVNPAKKSGCGWASVKYKGQKLDKYKAAWLRRNQLHIPAAAADESPASEGEEEELMMEEEEEEVLTGASAEDKSRRPPVKGPSEPVHPEATPPGKRVENKIRVPVRYCMLGSRDSARNPHTLVEVTSFAAINKFQPFNVAISSNVLFLLDFHSHLTRSQVVGYLGGRWDINSQMLTVLRAFPCRSRLGDADTAAAMEEEIYQSLLLRGLSLVGWYHSHPYSPALPSLQDIDAQMDYQLRLQGSSNGFQPCLALLCSPYYSGNPGPESKISPFWVMPPPEQRPSDYGIPMDVEMAYVQDGFLTNDVLHEMMLLVEFYKGAPDLVRFQEPWNQEHTYLDKLKISLASRTPKDQGLCHVLEQVYSVLRQGS
- the MPND gene encoding MPN domain-containing protein isoform X1 yields the protein MEGGLRPQFSEWSRRIEPPPLSPACASRRPDFPRSLLLTRPPAAANGWGASRSGQSRVTCREESTRGAQGVWLSGHGSLLLPAAPEPLSPAGGAGEEAPDEDEAEAEDSERPGASGGARSGGGGGGGGGGAGPGSCGGPGGALTRRAVTLRVLLKDALLEPGAGVLSIYYLLLGPASPLSLQGKKFVGDLQPDGRIVWQETGQVFNSPSAWATHCKKLVNPAKKSGCGWASVKYKGQKLDKYKAAWLRRNQLHIPAAAADEWAPGATTGTEGSGQPEVSVELAGRVGSSQLKVPSLSPQPRPRQSPASEGEEEELMMEEEEEEVLTGASAEDKSRRPPVKGPSEPVHPEATPPGKRVENKIRVPVRYCMLGSRDSARNPHTLVEVTSFAAINKFQPFNVAISSNVLFLLDFHSHLTRSQVVGYLGGRWDINSQSGYLGPVGRGVFGAGVDVHAFSRLRAVLTVLRAFPCRSRLGDADTAAAMEEEIYQSLLLRGLSLVGWYHSHPYSPALPSLQDIDAQMDYQLRLQGSSNGFQPCLALLCSPYYSGNPGPESKISPFWVMPPPEQRPSDYGIPMDVEMAYVQDGFLTNDVLHEMMLLVEFYKGAPDLVRFQEPWNQEHTYLDKLKISLASRTPKDQGLCHVLEQVYSVLRQGS